A window of Vicinamibacterales bacterium genomic DNA:
ATGGGTACGACATCCGCGTCGCCGACGAGTTCAAGATTTTCACCAACATCAACAACACGGTCATCGACCCGAAGAATTTCGACCCGCGCTCGTTCGTCGACGTCAAGGCCGACGTGTGCATCGTCCCGCCCAACTCGTTCGCATTGGCGCGGACGATCGAGTACTTCCGGATCCCCCGCGACGTGCTGACCGTGTGCCTCGGCAAGTCGACCTACGCGCGCTGCGGCATCATCGTCAACGTCACGCCGTTCGAGCCCGAGTGGGAGGGAACGGTCACCCTCGAAATCTCCAACACGACGCCGCTGCCGGCGAAGATCTACGCCAACGAGGGGCTGGCACAGGTGCTGTTCTTCCAGGGAGACGAACCCTGCGAGGTGTCCTACGCCGACAAGCAGGGCAAGTACCTGAAGCAGCGCGGTGTCACACTGCCGAAGATCTGATCTGGTTGCCCTGACCCTCATCGTCGCCGGGATCGAACGGCTGCGCCATCCCGAGCCGTTTCTGGCCGAGGTTCGCCGGCAGGCCGCGGCGATTCCGGCGGAAACCGAGATCGTGGCGCTCCCGACCGCTGCCGACGGGATTGGCGCCACGCTGCGGCGCGCCTTTCAGCAGGCGCGCGGCAGGTTCATCATCACGGTCGATCCCGATGCCGCGCCGCCGCTGGCGTTCGTACAGGATCTCTGGGCCCGCCGGGACGACGCGGAAATCCTCATCGCGTCCCGCTACGTCGACGGAGGCCGCGCGCAGATGACGGCGGGCCGCCGCGTGGGCAGCCGGCTGCTGACCACGGCGTTCAGGCGGGCGCTGAGCTTCGGCGTCTCGGACGTGTCGAGCGCGCTGCGTCTGTACCATACGCGCGCCGTCAAT
This region includes:
- the dcd gene encoding dCTP deaminase; protein product: MAGIKSDRWIRKMALEHGMIEPFEDRQVRQGVVSYGLSSYGYDIRVADEFKIFTNINNTVIDPKNFDPRSFVDVKADVCIVPPNSFALARTIEYFRIPRDVLTVCLGKSTYARCGIIVNVTPFEPEWEGTVTLEISNTTPLPAKIYANEGLAQVLFFQGDEPCEVSYADKQGKYLKQRGVTLPKI